Proteins encoded together in one uncultured Desulfosarcina sp. window:
- a CDS encoding IS481 family transposase gives MLNGTKTVIKHKIGLLNLAEELGNVSKACRIMGLSRDTFYRYQNAVEQGGVDALVDQNRRKPNIKNRTDEITEAAVVAYAVEQPAFGQVRASNELRKRGVFISPSGVRCVWLRHQLARFKDRLKALEDKMAKENLILTESQVQALERKKQDDIAAGEIETAHPGYLGSQDTFYVGTLKGVGRIYQQTFIDTYAKVGFAKLYTTKTPITAADLLNDKVLPFYEKHELPLLRVLTDRGTEYCGKAETHDYQLYLAINDIEHTKTKARSPQTNGICERFHKTMLQEFYQVTFRKKIYRDIETLQFDLDLWLEQYNHERTHQGKMCCGRTPMETLEDGKRLWEEKKIA, from the coding sequence ATGCTGAATGGTACCAAAACCGTCATCAAACACAAGATCGGATTGTTGAACCTGGCCGAGGAACTGGGCAACGTATCCAAAGCCTGCCGGATCATGGGGCTTTCCCGTGACACCTTTTACCGCTATCAAAATGCCGTTGAACAAGGCGGCGTCGATGCCCTCGTCGATCAAAACCGCCGCAAACCCAATATTAAAAACCGCACAGACGAAATAACCGAGGCTGCTGTCGTAGCCTATGCCGTTGAACAACCGGCCTTTGGCCAAGTGCGTGCCAGCAACGAATTGCGTAAGCGGGGCGTGTTCATTTCCCCCAGTGGTGTCCGGTGTGTATGGCTGCGTCACCAATTGGCTCGCTTTAAAGACCGGCTCAAGGCCCTTGAGGACAAAATGGCCAAGGAGAATCTGATTCTTACCGAAAGCCAGGTCCAGGCATTAGAACGGAAAAAGCAAGACGACATCGCTGCTGGGGAGATCGAGACGGCTCATCCAGGTTATCTGGGATCACAGGATACCTTTTATGTCGGAACCCTTAAGGGCGTGGGCAGGATCTATCAGCAAACCTTTATCGATACGTATGCCAAGGTCGGTTTTGCCAAACTCTATACCACCAAGACGCCGATCACTGCTGCCGATTTGCTCAATGATAAGGTGCTGCCCTTTTATGAAAAGCATGAGTTGCCGCTGCTTCGCGTCTTAACCGACAGGGGTACCGAGTATTGCGGCAAAGCTGAAACCCACGATTATCAATTGTATCTGGCTATTAACGACATCGAACACACCAAGACCAAGGCCAGATCGCCGCAAACCAACGGTATCTGCGAACGCTTCCACAAAACCATGCTACAGGAATTTTATCAGGTGACCTTCAGAAAGAAGATTTATCGGGATATCGAAACGCTTCAGTTTGATCTTGACCTGTGGCTTGAACAGTACAATCATGAGCGAACCCATCAGGGGAAAATGTGCTGCGGCAGAACCCCGATGGAAACCCTTGAAGATGGCAAACGACTCTGGGAAGAGAAAAAAATAGCCTGA